Below is a window of Nocardia asteroides DNA.
GGACCACACCGGGGGCGAACCGGAGTTCCGGCTCGTCGGTGCGGACCTCGACGACGAGTTCGCCGCGCACGCCGTGCGACTTGGCGACCCGGCCTACGACGAGTTCCATCTAGGCGTCGGTGTCGACCACGTCGACCCGGATGCCCCGGCCGCCGATACCGGCGACGAGGGTGCGCAGCGCGGTCGCGGTACGACCACCGCGCCCGATCACCTTGCCCAGGTCCTCAGGGTGGACGTGCACCTCGACCGTGCGTCCGCGGCGGCCGGTGATCAGCTCGACACGGACGTCGTCGGGGTTGGCGACGATGCCGCGAACCAGATGTTCGACGGCATCGGCAACAACGGCAGTCATTACTCGGCAGCCTCGGCGGCGGGGGCCTCGGCGGCCTCCTCGTCCTTCTTGGCGGCCTTCTTCTTCGGGGTGACGGCCTCGGCGACGGGCTCGTTGTCGGCGGCGGCCAGCGCGGCGTTGAACAGGTCCAGCTTGGACGGCTTGGCGGCCTTCACCTTGAGGGTGCCCTCGGCGCCCGGCAGGCCCTTGAACTTCTGCCAGTCGCCGGTGATCTCCAGCAGACGCTGCACCGACTCGGTCGGCTGCGCGCCGACACCCAGCCAGTACTGCACGCGCTCGGAATCGATCTCGATGAGCGAGGGCTCTTCCTTCGGGTGGTACTTGCCGATGGACTCGATGGCCCGGCCGTCACGACGGGTGCGGGCGTCGGCGACAACCACGCGGTACTGCGGGTTGCGGATCTTGCCCAGGCGGGTGAGCTTGATGCGAACAGCCATGCTGATCTGCCTCTTTCGATAGTGTGGTCACCACGCGATTCGGCGACCCGCATGGTCTGCGAGTCCGGTTTCGCGCATGGAGTGCGTGACCGCCGCGCGGTACGGAACCGGAGACGGGCTGACACTGTCCAGGAAGGACGGTTGACCATTGTGCCAGACCGGCCGCGCCCAGCTGAAATCGCCTGCCGGTTCGCGCTGCTACCTCACCGCAACTGCGCGGTGTCGATGACCACCGGGACCGGGCCCGGCGCCTTGACCGCTTCGCCGTCGGCAGCGAAGACCTCCTGGCGGTAGCCCGTCTCGCCGACGGGTATAGCCCCAGAACCGCGCGGGCTTGCCGTGCCCGGTCTGTTCAGTATCAGCGGTGGCCGGTGACGGGGTTCGGGGTTTTGACGACGAGGCCGCGGAGGACCACCCAGTGGGGGTCGGTGAGGGCGGCGGGGTGGGTGCGGGGGTCTTCGGCGTAGACGACGAAGTCGGCGGGGGCGCCTTCGGTGACGGATTCGCGGCCCAGCCAGGTGCGGGCGTCCCAGGAGGCGGCGCCCAAGGCGTCGTGGGGGGACAGGCCCGCGCCGGTGAGGGCGGCGATCTCGTCGGCGATGCGGCCGTGGCGGATGGAGCCGCCCGCGTCGGTGCCCGCGTAGATGGGCACGCCGGCCTCGTGGGCGCGGCCGACCGTGTCGCGCACGCGTCGGTGCAGGTCACGCATGTGGGCGGCGTAGACGGGGAACTTGGTGGCGCTGTCGGCGATGCCGGGGAAGGTGTCGATGTTGATCAGGGTCGGGACCAGGGCGGTGCCGTGGGTGAGCATCAGCTCGATGGTGTCGTCGGTGAGGCCGGTGCCGTGTTCGAGGCAGTCGATGCCCGCGTTGATCAGGCCGGGTAGGGCGTCCTCGCCGAAGACGTGCGCGGTGACTCTGGCGCCGTTGGCGTGGGCGGCGTCGATGGCCTGTTTCAGGATGTCGTCACTCCACAGCGGGCGCAGGTCACCGACGGAGCGGTCGATCCAGTCGCCGACGATCTTCACCCAGCCGTCGCCGAAGCGGGCTTGTTCGGCGACGATGTCGGGCAGGTCGCGCTCGTCGTCGAGCTCGATGCCGAGTTCGCGGATGTAGCGCTTGGGCCGGGCGATGTGGCGGCCGGCGCGGATGATGCGCGGGAGTTCGGCGTGCTCGTCGATGAAGCGGGTGTCGATCGGCGAGCCCGCGTCGCGCAGCAGCAGGGCGCCCGCGTCGCGTTCGGTCTCGGCCTGATCGATCGCGCCCTCGGTGGTCTCGTCGCCGCCGCCGTAGCGGATGCCGACATGGCAGTGGGCGTCGACCAGGCCGGGCACGATCCACCCTGTGCGACACAGGGTTTCGGCCCCGGGTACCGGCTCGAAGGTCACGTGTCCGTCGACGACCCAGAGATCGCGCTCCTCGTCGCCGGGGAGAACCACACCACGCAGATGCACACGAACCTCCAGACGTCGGCCTTGGCTCAACCTACCGCCCATCGCCCGGCCACGCACCGCTCGGCGGCACGCGCCGGACGATCAACCGACGGGCAGCGGCCCGTCCAGGAAGACCGTCAGGGCCACGACCCGAGGCTCGTCGGCCGCGAAGTCGACGAAGGCCACCCCGCGCTGCGCCCCGATCCGCACGCTCACGCTGACCGTGCGCCCGGCGGCGATCATCTTGTCCCACTCGATCCCGCGGGCCAGTTCGGCGAACTCCGCCGCCGCGACCGGGTTACCGGCGGGCAGCTCCACCGCCGCCCGCGCGCCGAGCAGGTCCTGCACCCCGGCCAGATCCCCGTCGGCAGCGGCGCCGAACAGCCGGCCGACGACGCGTTTGCCGGTGGCGCCCACCCCGCGCAGCCCGCGCATCATGCCCATCGCGCCGCCGACGCCGAGTTCGCCGACCAGCTGCGGACCCAGCTTGGTCCCGGCCAGCAGCCCGGACGGCCCGGTGGCCAGCAGCCGCCGAATCATCAGCGCGAGCTCCCAGTGCGCGGCCAGGCGCGCGATCTTCCAGCCGTCACCGGATTCGATCAGGTCGTAGCGCAGGTGCATGGGCACGGTGACGGTGGCGCCGGTCGACATCGTGGTCTCGATGTGCAGGTCACGCACCACCGTGCGCCCGGCGACCAGGTCGCGGTCGACGCGGAAGGCGATCGAGTTGGGCGCGATGAACACGTTGTAGAACCGCGAGATGGCCTCGCGGCCGATGTGCTCGCGCGCGCCGTAGGGGTCGTGCACCGCGGCGTTGTCGACGAACAGGCCGACCCAGGCGCCCTTGTCGTGCGCGGCCACCGCGCGCGGTGAGGCCTGTACCGCCGCCAGCAGGTCTTCAGCGGTCCGATCCACGGGCATGTCCGTCCTCCATAGTCACGCTCCCCCTGCCGGATCCATGATAGAACGTGTTCTAGTTTTGCGTCGGCGATCGTGGCCGGCGCTCTGTCGCACAAAGGAATCTCGATGGACTGGTACACCGGGAACACCACCTACGACACGGTGCTGGCCATCGCCTTCGCCTTCGCCGCGTTCGTGATCGTCGGCGGATTGTTCGCCCAGAGCCCCTACGGCCGCTTCGCCTCCACCTCGATCGGCTTCAATCTCAATCCCAAACTGGGCTGGTGGCTGATGGAACTGCCCGCGACCGTGGTGTTCGCGGTGTTCTACCTGACCGGCCCGGACCGTTTCGAGCCGGTACCGCTGGTGCTGGCGGCGATCTGGCTGCTGCACTACGGCAATCGCGGCTGGTTCTTCCCGCTCTCGATCCGGCAGGTGCCGGGCAAGAAGAGCAGTTTCAACTTCTCGGTGGTCGCGGCCGGCGTGTTCGTCACCTCGCTGCACGGCTACCTCAACGGCGCCTTCTTCAGCCACGACTACAAGGATCAGTACGGCACCGCGTGGCTGACCGACCCCCGCTTCCTGATCGGGCTCGTGGTGTACCTGAGCGGTTTCGGGCTGCTGGTGCGCTCGGAGGCGATCGTGCGCAACCTGCGCGACAAGAACAATCCGGGCGCCGCGGAGTACCGCATCCCGTTCGGCGGCGGCTTCCGGTTCGTCAGCAGCCCCGCCTACCTGGGCGAGCTGATCGCCTGGGCGGGATTCGCGCTGCTCACCTGGTCGCTGGCCGGTGTCGCGATCTTCCTGATCACCGCGGGCAATCTGGTGCCGCGCGCCTTCGCCACGCACCGCTGGTACCGGGAGAAGTTCGTCGAGTACCCGGCGAACCGCAAAGCGCTGATCCCTGGCGTGATCTGAGCCGGAGCCGACGACACCGCGCCCGGATCACCGGGCGCGGTGTCGTGACGTGTGCTCAGTTCTTGGGGAACTTCAGCTGCGACAGGTCGATCCCCTCGAGACCGGGCGGCAGCTGGTCGAGACCGGGCGGCATCTGCGACAGATCCATCCCCGCGGGCAGCCCGGGCATACCGGCGGGCATGCCGGGGAAACCACCGCGCATCTTCGGCGGAGTGGGGCCGCGGCCACCCTTCTTGCCCTTCTTGCCCTTCTTGTTGTTGCCGCGGCGAGCGCCGGGCAGGCCCATCTGACGGCCCATCATGGCCATCATCTTCTTGGCCTCGAAGAAGCGGTCGACGAGCTGGTTCACCTCGGAGACCTGCACGCCCGAGCCGTTGGCGATGCGCAGGCGGCGGGAGGCGTTGATGATCTTCGGGTTGTCGCGCTCGGCGGGGGTCATGCCGCGGATGATGGCCTGCACCCGGTCGAGCTGCTTGTCGTCGACCTGGGCCAGCACATCCTTCATCTGACCGGCGCCGGGCAGCATGCCCAGCAGGTTGCCGATCGGGCCCATCTTGCGGATGGCCAGCATCTGGTCGAGGAAGTCCTCGAGGGTGAGCTCGCCGCTGCCGATCTTGCGGGCGGTCTCCTCGGCCTGCTGGGCGTCGTAGACCTGCTCGGCCTGCTCGATCAGCGTGAGCACGTCACCCATGCCGAGGATGCGCGAGGCCATCCGGTCGGGGTGGAAGACGTCGAAGTCCTCGAGCTTCTCGCCGGTGGAGGCGAACATGATCGGCGAACCGGTCACATTGCGCACCGACAGCGCGGCGCCACCGCGGGCGTCGCCGTCGAGCTTGGTGAGCACGACACCGGTGAAGCCGACACCGTCGCGGAACGCCTCGGCGGTGCTGACCGCGTCCTGGCCGATCATGGCGTCGAGCACGAACAGCGTCTCGTCGGGCTGCACGGCGTCGCGGATGCCCGCGGCCTGGCGCATGAGCTCGGCGTCGATACCGAGGCGGCCCGCGGTGTCGACGATGACCACGTCGTACTGCTTGGCCTTGGCCTCTTCGACACCGGCGCGGGCCACGCCGACCGGGTCGGCCGCGGTGATGCCGAGCGGGTTCTCGCCGCCGCCGATCGAGGTGCCGGGGTGCGGGGCGAACACGGGCACGCCCGCGCGCTCACCGACGACCTGCAGCTGGGTGACGGCGCCGGGACGCTGGAGGTCACAGGCGACCAGGATGGGCTGATGGCCCTGGGCCTTGAGCCACTTGGCGAGCTTGCCCGCGAGCGTGGTCTTACCGGCACCCTGCAGACCGGCCAGCATGATGACCGTCGGCGGGTTCTTGGCGAGGTTGAGCCTGCGGGTCTCGCCGCCGAGGATGTTGACCAGTTCCTCGTTGACGATCTTGACGACCTGCTGCGCCGGGTTCAGCGCGGCCGAGACCTCGGCGCCCTTGGCGCGTTCCTTGACGTTGGCGATGAAGCCGCGCACCACGGGCAGCGCGACGTCGGCTTCGAGGAGGGCGAGGCGGATCTCACGCGCCGTGGCGTCGATGTCGGCCGGTGACAGACGCCCCTTACCGCGCAGATCCTGCAGTGCACCGGTAAGCCGGTCGGACAGGGATTCGAACACCGATCGCGCTCCTGATCTGAAAGGGACGTCTATTGCCCTCCCAGGGTAATGGGTGTTATTCCCGGTGGCGCACGTGCGGTGGCGCGGTGCGGCGCAAGTCGTGGTTTTCGATGTTCACCAGGTACACCGCTTCCCGGCCGGTGAGGCCGAGCTCGCGGGCGAGCGACTCGATCCGTTCCCATTCGGCATCGGGACTGTCGACGTGCCGGGCGGTGGTCGAGGCGATGGTCATCGCCGCCAGTGCCTGCGGCCCGCTGAGTGTGCGGCCCGGTAGCCAGGACACGACCCAGAGGTCACCGCCGACGCAGCGCGCGATGTGCGTGGTCACGTCGCTGGTCATCATCGATGCGGAAACGACTTCGATAGCCACAGATCTGCTCCCCTCGTACGAGTGACAGCCAGACCTCTCGAATGCTATAGGTCCCATCTCGACTGATCGGGCAGCGAAAGCGGTTTGCGGGGCAACCTGATAGCAATCGGTGGTGAAACCGTGTCCTGATGATCTCAGTTCGTGTCGTCGGTGGTCGGCGGTGGCGGCGGAGCCGGCTGGGGCACCACGTCGAGCACGGCCTTCTCGATGCGGTCGCGCAGGGCCGGTCCGTCGGCGTCGCCGAGTTCGAGGCAGAACGCGTCGACCACGGCCGAACCCATGGTGACCACCTTGGCCCAGCGCACATCGGCGCCCGCCGCGGCGAAGGCCCCGGCCAGCCTGCTGAGCAGTCCGACACGGTCCTCGGCACGCAGTTCCAGGATCACCTGACCGGGCGTGCCCGCGTCGGACCAGATGAGCCGCGGCTGTGCCCTGGCGTAACGGCCTGGGCCGGCGCCGACCGCGTCGGCTTCACGCTTGGCCAGTACCTCGGGCAGGTTCAGCGCGCCGGTGCTCGCGCGGATCAGTTCCTGGCGCAGCAGGCCGGCGTCGGGCGGGTCGCCGAACTTCGGGGTGACGACGAAGGTGTTGATCGCCGACTCCCCCGCCCCGCCCAGCGTGGCCGAGAGCACACGCAGCGAATGCAGGGCCAGCACGCCGGCGGCCTCGGACAGCAGGCCGGGCGTGTCGGGCGCGATGACGGTGACCACGTGGGAGTGCTTGCTCTCCCCCGGCGCCAGCGTGACGTGCACGCCGCCGGCCCGTGCCTTCTCCAGCAGGTCCGGGTCGATCGGCTCGGGCTGGGGTAGCGGCTCGCCCGCCATCACCAGCTTGCAGCGGCGGACCAGATCGCCGATCAGCGAGGCCTTCCACTCGCCCCAGACACCGGGGCCGGTGGCCATCGAGTCGGCCTCGGCCAGCGCGTGCAGCAGTTCGAGCAGGCCGACGTCGCCGTCGAGGGCGTCGGCGACGTGGCGCACGGTCGCGGGGTCGGCCAGGTCGCGCCGGGTCGCGGTGTCGGGCAGCAACAGGTGGTGGCGCACGATCGCGCTGAGCGTGCGCACGTCGGAGGGCCACAGGCCGAGCCTGCGGCCGATGTGGGTGGCCAGTTCGGCGCCGACCACGCTGTGATCGCCCGCCCTGCCCTTGCCGATGTCGTGCAGCAGCGCGCCCAGGGCGAGCAGGTCGGGCCGGGCGACCCTGGTGCTGAGCCCGCCCGCGTAGGCGACGGTCTCCATCAGGTGCCGGTCGACGGTCCAGGTGTGCAGCGCGTCGCGCGGGGGCAGGTCACGCACCGCGCCCCACTCGGGAAACAGCCTGCCCCACAGGCCCGTCCGGTCCAGCGCCTCGACCGCGTCGATGCTGCCGCGGCCCGCGCCCAGCAGCACCAGCAGATCGTTGAGCGCGTCCTTGGGCCACGGCTCGCGTAGCTCGGGCGCGTCCTCGGAGAGCCGGTTGAGTGTGGTCGCCGACATGGGCAGCCCGGTCTGCGCCGAGGCGGCGGCGACCCGCAGGATCAGGCCGGGATCGCGCTGCGGCCGCGCGTCCCTGGCCAGCACCACCTCACCGGAGTGCTCGACCACCCCCTCATCGAGTGGTCGGCGTACCGGCATCCGGCGCAGCCGGGCCAGCCCGCGCCGCGGCAGCGCGTTGGCGGCGGTGCGCAGGCCGACGTCGGTCGAGTAGCTCACCGTGCGCGCCGAATCGCTCAGCGTGCGGGCCAGGTCGAACCGGTCGCCGATGCGCAGTGCGGCCCCGATCTCGTCGGCGTCCTGGGCGCGCAGCTGGTCGCGGGCGCGCCCGGCGACCCGGTGCAGTTCGGTGCGCACGTCGAGCAGTCGGCGGTGGGCCTGCTGCAGGCCGCCGCCGGGGACCTCGGGTCCCAGGCCGGGCATCGCGTCGGTGAGCTGGGCGATGGACAGCGCGTCGAGCAGCTGGATGTCGCGCAGGCCGCCGCGCCCGTTCTTCAGGTCGGGTTCGGCGCGGTGGGCGATCTCGCCGCTGCGCTGCCAGCGCGCGGTGGTCTGCGCGATCAGCTCGTCGAAGCGGGACCTGATGCCGGTCCGCCATTCCCGGCGCACGCCGCCGATGAGCAGATTGGACAGGTCCTCGTCGCCGACGATGTGCCGGGCCTCGAGCAGGCCGAGCGCGGCGATCATGTCGTCGGCGGCCACCCGCAGCGCCTGCGGCACCGTGCGCACGCTGTGATCGAGCTTGATGTGGGCGTCCCAGAGCGGATACCAGAGCTGGTCGGCGACCTCGGACACCACCGCCGGGTCGACGTCGTCGTGCAGCAGCACCAGGTCCAGGTCGGAGTAGGGCAGCATCTCGCGCCTGCCCAGACCGCCGACCGCGACGACGGCCAGCCCGCTGTCGGCGGTGATGCCGAGTTCGTTGCCCTTGCTCGTGAGCCACAGTTCGAACAGGTCGACCAGCGCCGAGCGCAGCGATTCCGGATCGAGCCGGGGATTGCGGGTCCCCGCCCCGTCGAGCAGCTGGGCCCTGGCCTTGACCAGGTCGGCCGCCCCGTTGTGCTGAATACCGCCGTTCTGTTGTGCCACAGTCCCACCGCCATTCATGCGGGCGGCCCCGCCCCGACCGGTCCTGCCGGTGGGAGCGGGGCCGCCGCTCGATCGTTTACAACCGTGCGCCGCGAGGCGAATTACAGTGCGTCGCTACCGCGTTCGCCGGTGCGGACACGGATGATGGTGTCCACCGGGGTCACCCACACCTTGCCGTCACCGATCTTGCCGGTGCGCGAGGCCTCGACGATGACCTCGACGACCTTCTCCACCGACGCGTCGTCGACGACGACCTCGACCCGGACCTTCGGAACGAAGTCCACCGAGTACTCCGCACCGCGGTAGACCTCGGTGTGGCCCTTCTGGCGGCCGTACCCCTGGACTTCGCTGACGGTCATGCCGAGCACGCCTGCCTGTTCCAGCCCGGTCTTCACATCTTCGAGCGTGAACGGTTTGACGATTGCCGTGATCAACTTCATGTTCGTCATGCCTCCTTGACGAGCGAGCGTGCCGTGCCACCCACAGCAGCGAAATCGTAAGCGGTTTCCGCGTGCTCGGACTCGTCCAGGCCCGCCGACTCGGCCTCGTCACTCGCGCGCAGACCGATGGTGAACTTGATCGCGTACGCGATGACGGCCGTCACGACGAGCGAGTAGGCCAGGACGGTGAAGGCTCCGACCGCCTGCAGCTTCAACTGCTCGACTCCACCACCGTAGAACAGACCCTCGACGGCTGCGGGAGCTTCGGCCGTGGCGACCAGGCCGACCATCAGGGTGCCGACCAGACCACCGACCAGGTGGACGCCGACCACGTCGAGCGAGTCGTCGAAGCCGAAGCGGAACTTCAGGCCGACGGCCAGGGCGCACAGCGCACCCGAGACCACACCGATGGCCAGCGCGCCGACCACGTTCACCGAGGAACAGGCCGGGGTGATCGCGACCAGACCGGCCACGATGCCGGAGGCGGCGCCGAGGGAGGTCGGGTGACCGTCACGGATGCGCTCCACCAGCAGCCAGGCGAGCATGGCGGCGGCGGTGGCGACCGTGGTGGTGACGAAGGTGGCACCGGCGATGCCGTTGGCGCCCAGCGCCGAACCGGCGTTGAAGCCGTACCAGCCGAACCACAGCAGACCGGCGCCGAGCATCACGAACGGCAGGTTGTGCGGACGGAACGGGGACTTCGGCCAGCCCTTGCGCTTGCCCAGGATCAGGCAGAGCACCAGGCCCGCCGCACCGGCGTTGATGTGCACCGCGGTACCACCGGCGAAGTCGATGGCCTTGAGGTTGTTGGCGATCCAGCCGCCCTGCTCGGCGGTGTAGCCGTCGAAGGCGAAGACCCAGTGCGCGACGGGGAAGTAGACGACCGTGGCCCAGATTCCGGCAAATACGAGCCACGAGCCGAACTTCAGGCGGTCGGCGACCGCGCCCGAGATGAGTGCGACGGTGATGATCGCGAACATGAGCTGGAAGGCGACGAACACCGTCAGCGGGATGCCCGCGGTGATCGGGGCCGTCGGGTCCTCCGGCGTGGCCGTGAACAGCGGGATACCGGGCGAATCGGCACCGGTGCCGCCGAAGATGCTCTTCAGGCCGAAGTACTGGAGGGGGTCACCGACGAGGTTGCCCTTGTCCTCACCGAAGGCCATCGAGAAGCCGTAGAGAACCCACAGGACGGTGACCACGCCCATCGCGGAGATGCTCATCATGATCATGTTCAGCACGTTCTTGCCACGGACCATACCGCCGTAGAAGAACGCCAGACCCGGCGTCATCAACAGCACGAGCGCTGCCGACGCCAGCATCCAAGCGGTGTCACCGGTATCCGGTGTACCGATCAGTGGAAATGCCACCTTGTCTTCCTCCTCATCTCGGGCCTCGCCGATGACGGCTCAAGGACCTGTACAGAAGGGTCGCCACTCGGTGTTTCATCCGTTGAGCTGTGGTGTTTCACCTGAGTGAACGGATAGCGCGGTTGTGTTGCTTCCAGGTTTCGTGGGGTTGGCCACAGCCTGTCGGCTCACGGTGAGGCTGGTACGAGTGTGCGGTTCGCCGCGGGTTCGCGCGGGGAGGCGGACAGGGTGTTTCCCCTGGACACAGCACTGCCCGCCCGATCGCGGGAATCGGGCGGGCAGGGTGGAGTGGGTTACGCGGCGCCGCCGAGCAGGGCGTCGACGAAGGCGCCGGGCTCGAACGGCGCCAGATCGTCGGCGCCCTCCCCCAGCCCGACGAGCTTCACCGGAACACCGAGCTCGTGCTGGACCTGGAAGACGATGCCGCCCTTGGCGGTGCCGTCCAGCTTGGTCAGCACCACGCCGGTGATGTCGACGACGTCGGCGAACACCCGCGCCTGCATCAGCCCGTTCTGGCCGACGGTGGAGTCCAGCACCAGCAGCACCTCGTCGACCTCGGCCTTCTTCTCCACCACCCGCTTGACCTTGCCCAGCTCGTCCATCAGGCCGGTCTTGGTGTGCAGGCGGCCGGCGGTGTCGATGAGGACGGCGTCGACGCCGCGATCGATGCCCGCCGTGACCGCGTCGAAGGCGACGGCGGCCGGGTCGGCGGCCTCCTTGCCGCGCACGGTCTCGGCGCCGACCCGTTCGCCCCAGGTCTGCAGCTGGTCGGCGGCGGCGGCGCGGAAGGTGTCGGCGGCGCCGAGCAGCACCCGGCGGCCGTCGGCGACCAGGACCCGGGCCAGCTTGCCGGTGGTGGTGGTCTTGCCGGTGCCGTTGACGCCGACGACCAGCAGGATCGACGGGTGATCGGCGTGCGGCAGGGCGTGGATGGACCGGTCCAGCTCGGGTCGCAGGGCCTCGATCAGCACGTCACGCAGGGCCGTGCGGGCCTGCTCCGGGGTGCGGACGCTGCGCGAGGCCATCTCCTCGCGCAGGCGGGCGACGATCTTGGCCGTGCTGGCGGTGCCGATATCGGCCAGGACCAGGGTGTCCTCGATCTCCTCCCAGGAGTCCTCGTCGAGATCGCCGCCGCCGAGCAGGCCGAGCAGGCTCTTGCCGACGGCGTTCTGGGAGCGCGACAGGCGGCCGCGCAGGCGGACCAGGCGGCCGGAGGTGGGATCGATCTGCTCGATCTCCGCGGCGACGGTGTCGGTGGGAGCTTCGGTGGCCGGCTCGGCCGGGGCG
It encodes the following:
- a CDS encoding metal-dependent hydrolase family protein — encoded protein: MGGRLSQGRRLEVRVHLRGVVLPGDEERDLWVVDGHVTFEPVPGAETLCRTGWIVPGLVDAHCHVGIRYGGGDETTEGAIDQAETERDAGALLLRDAGSPIDTRFIDEHAELPRIIRAGRHIARPKRYIRELGIELDDERDLPDIVAEQARFGDGWVKIVGDWIDRSVGDLRPLWSDDILKQAIDAAHANGARVTAHVFGEDALPGLINAGIDCLEHGTGLTDDTIELMLTHGTALVPTLINIDTFPGIADSATKFPVYAAHMRDLHRRVRDTVGRAHEAGVPIYAGTDAGGSIRHGRIADEIAALTGAGLSPHDALGAASWDARTWLGRESVTEGAPADFVVYAEDPRTHPAALTDPHWVVLRGLVVKTPNPVTGHR
- a CDS encoding RNA-binding protein — its product is MTAVVADAVEHLVRGIVANPDDVRVELITGRRGRTVEVHVHPEDLGKVIGRGGRTATALRTLVAGIGGRGIRVDVVDTDA
- a CDS encoding [protein-PII] uridylyltransferase, whose protein sequence is MNGGGTVAQQNGGIQHNGAADLVKARAQLLDGAGTRNPRLDPESLRSALVDLFELWLTSKGNELGITADSGLAVVAVGGLGRREMLPYSDLDLVLLHDDVDPAVVSEVADQLWYPLWDAHIKLDHSVRTVPQALRVAADDMIAALGLLEARHIVGDEDLSNLLIGGVRREWRTGIRSRFDELIAQTTARWQRSGEIAHRAEPDLKNGRGGLRDIQLLDALSIAQLTDAMPGLGPEVPGGGLQQAHRRLLDVRTELHRVAGRARDQLRAQDADEIGAALRIGDRFDLARTLSDSARTVSYSTDVGLRTAANALPRRGLARLRRMPVRRPLDEGVVEHSGEVVLARDARPQRDPGLILRVAAASAQTGLPMSATTLNRLSEDAPELREPWPKDALNDLLVLLGAGRGSIDAVEALDRTGLWGRLFPEWGAVRDLPPRDALHTWTVDRHLMETVAYAGGLSTRVARPDLLALGALLHDIGKGRAGDHSVVGAELATHIGRRLGLWPSDVRTLSAIVRHHLLLPDTATRRDLADPATVRHVADALDGDVGLLELLHALAEADSMATGPGVWGEWKASLIGDLVRRCKLVMAGEPLPQPEPIDPDLLEKARAGGVHVTLAPGESKHSHVVTVIAPDTPGLLSEAAGVLALHSLRVLSATLGGAGESAINTFVVTPKFGDPPDAGLLRQELIRASTGALNLPEVLAKREADAVGAGPGRYARAQPRLIWSDAGTPGQVILELRAEDRVGLLSRLAGAFAAAGADVRWAKVVTMGSAVVDAFCLELGDADGPALRDRIEKAVLDVVPQPAPPPPPTTDDTN
- the rpsP gene encoding 30S ribosomal protein S16 encodes the protein MAVRIKLTRLGKIRNPQYRVVVADARTRRDGRAIESIGKYHPKEEPSLIEIDSERVQYWLGVGAQPTESVQRLLEITGDWQKFKGLPGAEGTLKVKAAKPSKLDLFNAALAAADNEPVAEAVTPKKKAAKKDEEAAEAPAAEAAE
- a CDS encoding phosphatidylethanolamine N-methyltransferase family domain-containing protein, with the protein product MDWYTGNTTYDTVLAIAFAFAAFVIVGGLFAQSPYGRFASTSIGFNLNPKLGWWLMELPATVVFAVFYLTGPDRFEPVPLVLAAIWLLHYGNRGWFFPLSIRQVPGKKSSFNFSVVAAGVFVTSLHGYLNGAFFSHDYKDQYGTAWLTDPRFLIGLVVYLSGFGLLVRSEAIVRNLRDKNNPGAAEYRIPFGGGFRFVSSPAYLGELIAWAGFALLTWSLAGVAIFLITAGNLVPRAFATHRWYREKFVEYPANRKALIPGVI
- a CDS encoding ammonium transporter — protein: MLASAALVLLMTPGLAFFYGGMVRGKNVLNMIMMSISAMGVVTVLWVLYGFSMAFGEDKGNLVGDPLQYFGLKSIFGGTGADSPGIPLFTATPEDPTAPITAGIPLTVFVAFQLMFAIITVALISGAVADRLKFGSWLVFAGIWATVVYFPVAHWVFAFDGYTAEQGGWIANNLKAIDFAGGTAVHINAGAAGLVLCLILGKRKGWPKSPFRPHNLPFVMLGAGLLWFGWYGFNAGSALGANGIAGATFVTTTVATAAAMLAWLLVERIRDGHPTSLGAASGIVAGLVAITPACSSVNVVGALAIGVVSGALCALAVGLKFRFGFDDSLDVVGVHLVGGLVGTLMVGLVATAEAPAAVEGLFYGGGVEQLKLQAVGAFTVLAYSLVVTAVIAYAIKFTIGLRASDEAESAGLDESEHAETAYDFAAVGGTARSLVKEA
- a CDS encoding P-II family nitrogen regulator — protein: MKLITAIVKPFTLEDVKTGLEQAGVLGMTVSEVQGYGRQKGHTEVYRGAEYSVDFVPKVRVEVVVDDASVEKVVEVIVEASRTGKIGDGKVWVTPVDTIIRVRTGERGSDAL
- a CDS encoding nuclear transport factor 2 family protein; translated protein: MPVDRTAEDLLAAVQASPRAVAAHDKGAWVGLFVDNAAVHDPYGAREHIGREAISRFYNVFIAPNSIAFRVDRDLVAGRTVVRDLHIETTMSTGATVTVPMHLRYDLIESGDGWKIARLAAHWELALMIRRLLATGPSGLLAGTKLGPQLVGELGVGGAMGMMRGLRGVGATGKRVVGRLFGAAADGDLAGVQDLLGARAAVELPAGNPVAAAEFAELARGIEWDKMIAAGRTVSVSVRIGAQRGVAFVDFAADEPRVVALTVFLDGPLPVG
- the ftsY gene encoding signal recognition particle-docking protein FtsY, producing MSSQAWILIAAIAAVLVVALVAGFVLYKRRQISLAPPEPDKELTDRSGGYTAAGGFSFSQGGSAATLPRPEPVGERTDDEGQPHVGDDAAVPRDAPRRGITNVPLPEADVESAEPVVVPDDLSSLDTTPATDTAPADTAPADTAPTETAPADSAPTETAPADAPQVDTAPAETAPAEPATEAPTDTVAAEIEQIDPTSGRLVRLRGRLSRSQNAVGKSLLGLLGGGDLDEDSWEEIEDTLVLADIGTASTAKIVARLREEMASRSVRTPEQARTALRDVLIEALRPELDRSIHALPHADHPSILLVVGVNGTGKTTTTGKLARVLVADGRRVLLGAADTFRAAAADQLQTWGERVGAETVRGKEAADPAAVAFDAVTAGIDRGVDAVLIDTAGRLHTKTGLMDELGKVKRVVEKKAEVDEVLLVLDSTVGQNGLMQARVFADVVDITGVVLTKLDGTAKGGIVFQVQHELGVPVKLVGLGEGADDLAPFEPGAFVDALLGGAA
- the ffh gene encoding signal recognition particle protein; this encodes MFESLSDRLTGALQDLRGKGRLSPADIDATAREIRLALLEADVALPVVRGFIANVKERAKGAEVSAALNPAQQVVKIVNEELVNILGGETRRLNLAKNPPTVIMLAGLQGAGKTTLAGKLAKWLKAQGHQPILVACDLQRPGAVTQLQVVGERAGVPVFAPHPGTSIGGGENPLGITAADPVGVARAGVEEAKAKQYDVVIVDTAGRLGIDAELMRQAAGIRDAVQPDETLFVLDAMIGQDAVSTAEAFRDGVGFTGVVLTKLDGDARGGAALSVRNVTGSPIMFASTGEKLEDFDVFHPDRMASRILGMGDVLTLIEQAEQVYDAQQAEETARKIGSGELTLEDFLDQMLAIRKMGPIGNLLGMLPGAGQMKDVLAQVDDKQLDRVQAIIRGMTPAERDNPKIINASRRLRIANGSGVQVSEVNQLVDRFFEAKKMMAMMGRQMGLPGARRGNNKKGKKGKKGGRGPTPPKMRGGFPGMPAGMPGLPAGMDLSQMPPGLDQLPPGLEGIDLSQLKFPKN